The following proteins come from a genomic window of Pseudomonas sp. MAG733B:
- a CDS encoding OmpA family protein, with protein sequence MNSKQLMIPALLAASVALAACSTPPNANLEQARTNYSGLQANPQASKVAALETKEASDYLDKADKAYLDKEDQAKVDQLAYLTNQRVEVAKQTIALRTAEANLKNASAQRAQARLDARDQQIKQLQDSLNAKQTDRGTLVTFGDVLFATDKAELKSNGLMNINKLAQYLQENPDRKVIVEGYTDSTGTASHNQSLSERRASSVRMALVKMGVDPTRIVAQGYGKEYPVADNTSTSGRAQNRRVEVTISNDNQPVIPRSAVSSYTQ encoded by the coding sequence ATGAATTCCAAACAATTGATGATCCCTGCCCTGCTGGCCGCAAGTGTTGCCTTGGCGGCATGTTCCACACCACCCAATGCCAACCTTGAACAGGCCCGCACCAACTATTCCGGCCTGCAAGCCAACCCGCAGGCGAGCAAAGTCGCGGCGCTGGAAACCAAGGAAGCGAGCGATTATCTGGACAAGGCCGACAAGGCTTATCTGGACAAGGAAGATCAGGCCAAAGTGGATCAACTGGCCTATCTGACCAACCAGCGCGTTGAAGTGGCGAAGCAAACCATCGCCCTGCGCACCGCTGAAGCCAATCTGAAAAACGCTTCCGCGCAACGGGCCCAGGCGCGCCTCGATGCTCGCGACCAGCAGATCAAACAGTTGCAGGACAGCCTCAACGCCAAGCAGACCGATCGCGGTACGTTGGTGACGTTCGGTGACGTGTTATTTGCCACCGACAAGGCCGAGCTGAAATCCAATGGTCTGATGAACATCAACAAACTGGCGCAGTACCTTCAGGAAAATCCCGATCGCAAAGTGATCGTCGAAGGCTACACCGACAGCACCGGTACGGCGTCGCACAACCAGTCGCTGTCGGAACGCCGCGCCAGCTCCGTGCGCATGGCGCTGGTGAAGATGGGCGTCGATCCGACCCGCATCGTCGCTCAGGGTTACGGCAAGGAATACCCGGTGGCGGATAACACCAGCACGTCGGGGCGGGCACAGAATCGTCGGGTTGAAGTGACGATTTCCAATGACAACCAGCCAGTGATTCCGCGTTCGGCGGTTAGCTCTTACACTCAGTAA